In Schaalia sp. JY-X169, the following are encoded in one genomic region:
- a CDS encoding SIS domain-containing protein — MGSRTYTAAQSAAIIEAGVLAARTEIDALGDLPDQLGDSFVESIEIIRSSAGKVFVAGSGTSSAVARRTAHLLSVTGTPAVFLHPMDALHGSLGAVESDDILLAFSKGGGSTELNQLCRAVREVGAPVIAVTETPDSAFASDAEVVVLLSTRPAADPGGMIGMGSTLLAALWADALARVLMRIRGRSWEQVLRTHPAGAVGSRGMRDEPEQQPLVLPEREVDIL; from the coding sequence GTGGGTAGTCGTACTTACACGGCAGCGCAATCAGCTGCAATCATCGAGGCCGGTGTTCTCGCAGCACGTACGGAGATTGATGCTCTGGGAGATCTGCCCGACCAACTCGGGGACTCTTTCGTCGAATCTATCGAGATTATTCGGTCATCCGCGGGAAAGGTCTTCGTTGCAGGCTCCGGAACATCATCTGCTGTAGCTAGGAGAACGGCACACCTACTCTCAGTGACAGGCACTCCAGCAGTCTTCTTGCATCCCATGGACGCTCTACATGGAAGCCTTGGCGCTGTGGAAAGTGACGACATTCTGTTGGCCTTCTCCAAGGGTGGTGGGTCTACGGAACTGAACCAACTGTGCCGCGCAGTGCGGGAAGTTGGAGCTCCGGTAATTGCTGTAACAGAGACGCCGGACTCCGCGTTTGCGTCCGACGCTGAGGTCGTCGTACTCCTATCAACACGACCAGCGGCTGATCCTGGCGGAATGATAGGCATGGGATCGACCCTACTGGCCGCATTGTGGGCGGATGCTCTCGCCCGCGTACTAATGCGAATCAGGGGCCGCTCGTGGGAGCAAGTTTTACGAACACATCCAGCTGGGGCCGTCGGTAGCCGTGGTATGCGCGACGAACCCGAGCAACAACCACTTGTATTGCCTGAGCGAGAGGTGGACATCCTGTGA
- the xylB gene encoding xylulokinase, whose amino-acid sequence MSLILGIDLSTQSCTTEVRDAETFAVVGRSRTPLPATTPPVSEHDPLDWWSSVVRTCSILRSEGVDLGAVRSMSVSGQCHALVALNADGQPIRPAKLWNDTTTAPQVKWLLSEVPTEEWVRRVGSVPTPAFTVAKLAWLLENEPRTIGATEQILLPHDYITFRLTGQFVTDRSEASGTGYFDSVDNRYDTELLHRLFGNVLDWDRVLPRVGEPDSIAGRVTEDAAMQLGVPAGTLVAVGGGDQHVAPLGLGTAPGDVVFSLGTSGTVSTLSEAPVIDVAGDIDCVANAVGGWLPLACTLNSTKVTDWAANLLGVDVQELDRLALAAPQSDGLAVFVPYLDGERTPSVPDATGVLAGITSGMGREEFAASAFYGVLAGLLYGFDALDRIGVLTDGRIIAVGGGARSEAYTQFLANLLARDVWTIGEPEATVRGACVQALAALRNQSPMELAIALRPQAVLAASPESTDALWPKLRPRYAEVSTFAANMQRPRSE is encoded by the coding sequence ATGTCCCTGATTCTCGGTATCGACTTGTCGACACAGTCCTGCACAACAGAGGTGCGGGATGCTGAAACGTTCGCGGTGGTGGGGAGGTCCCGCACCCCACTGCCTGCCACGACACCTCCAGTTTCGGAACACGACCCCTTGGACTGGTGGTCTTCCGTTGTTCGGACTTGTTCAATCCTCCGTAGCGAAGGTGTTGATCTCGGCGCGGTGCGGTCCATGTCCGTGTCGGGTCAGTGTCATGCTCTTGTCGCACTCAACGCGGACGGGCAGCCCATTCGTCCTGCGAAACTATGGAATGACACGACGACGGCCCCTCAAGTGAAATGGTTGCTGTCTGAGGTTCCCACGGAAGAATGGGTGCGGCGAGTCGGATCGGTACCAACGCCGGCGTTCACGGTGGCGAAACTCGCATGGTTGCTTGAGAATGAGCCAAGGACAATCGGTGCGACGGAGCAAATTCTTCTGCCGCATGATTACATTACTTTCCGACTCACGGGCCAGTTTGTAACTGATCGTTCGGAAGCCTCGGGCACGGGATACTTCGATTCCGTAGACAACAGGTACGACACGGAGCTTCTCCATAGGCTCTTTGGGAATGTGCTTGACTGGGACCGTGTGCTCCCTCGCGTTGGGGAGCCGGACTCAATTGCTGGTCGAGTCACAGAAGATGCCGCGATGCAGCTTGGCGTTCCAGCGGGCACTCTGGTTGCAGTTGGCGGGGGTGACCAACACGTCGCTCCACTAGGTTTGGGTACAGCACCCGGCGACGTGGTGTTTAGTCTGGGCACTTCTGGAACTGTCTCCACACTTAGTGAGGCTCCGGTGATCGACGTTGCTGGCGACATTGACTGCGTGGCAAATGCTGTAGGCGGCTGGCTGCCTCTGGCATGCACTCTGAACTCCACAAAGGTGACTGATTGGGCTGCCAATCTCCTCGGAGTCGATGTTCAGGAGCTTGACCGCTTAGCTTTGGCTGCGCCGCAATCCGATGGACTTGCAGTGTTTGTACCATATCTGGACGGGGAGAGGACTCCCTCCGTGCCGGACGCGACGGGTGTGTTGGCGGGCATCACGTCCGGAATGGGCCGCGAAGAATTTGCAGCGTCGGCGTTCTACGGCGTTCTGGCCGGGCTGCTGTACGGATTCGATGCGCTAGACCGCATAGGAGTGCTGACAGACGGTCGCATTATCGCCGTAGGCGGAGGAGCGCGATCTGAAGCCTACACGCAGTTCCTTGCCAACCTCCTTGCGCGTGATGTTTGGACTATCGGAGAACCCGAAGCTACGGTTCGTGGTGCATGTGTGCAAGCGCTCGCAGCTCTGCGCAATCAGTCACCCATGGAGCTTGCAATAGCACTGCGGCCCCAAGCGGTATTGGCGGCATCACCTGAATCAACCGATGCTCTCTGGCCCAAGCTCCGCCCGCGCTACGCAGAGGTCTCAACCTTCGCTGCGAATATGCAGCGGCCAAGGAGCGAGTGA
- a CDS encoding SIS domain-containing protein produces the protein MIDSARRAVNAEAKALKQLEDQIDGTLVDVVRIIESAQGKVLVTGSGTSSHVARRMAHLLSVTGTPSMFIHSMDALHGTVGAVQAGDVLVALSKTGESKEVVDLCRLARSRGASIVGIGERSESALANACDIFVCLSTAQGADPGETIAMGSTLVAAAWGDALTRTLMDLHDWNLQESLEIHPAGGVGELVRNVHGGIPAAQSKEERERSCP, from the coding sequence ATGATCGACTCAGCACGTCGCGCGGTAAACGCAGAAGCCAAAGCCCTCAAACAGCTCGAGGACCAGATTGATGGCACCCTAGTGGATGTCGTCCGCATCATCGAATCTGCACAAGGAAAAGTACTGGTCACAGGAAGCGGAACGTCATCTCATGTAGCGCGCAGAATGGCCCACTTGCTGTCTGTAACAGGTACACCATCAATGTTCATTCACTCTATGGACGCGCTCCATGGGACAGTTGGCGCAGTTCAAGCGGGTGACGTACTTGTTGCCCTTTCCAAGACTGGGGAATCCAAGGAGGTAGTAGACCTCTGCAGGCTCGCCCGATCTCGCGGCGCGAGCATAGTCGGTATCGGTGAACGCTCGGAGTCAGCACTGGCAAACGCGTGTGACATCTTCGTTTGCCTCAGCACAGCTCAAGGTGCAGATCCAGGGGAGACGATCGCGATGGGATCGACCCTGGTGGCGGCGGCATGGGGTGATGCCCTCACACGCACGCTAATGGATCTACACGATTGGAATCTCCAAGAGAGTCTTGAGATACACCCTGCCGGTGGTGTTGGAGAACTAGTCCGCAACGTCCACGGGGGAATCCCGGCAGCACAATCTAAAGAGGAGAGAGAGCGATCATGTCCCTGA
- a CDS encoding ribulose-phosphate 3-epimerase, with amino-acid sequence MAEHEPACQVGPSLLAADPLALATEMASVESADFLHVDIFDDGFVQGATWGEHTLLAIADRSAIPVEVHLMVSDPLRWGTVAASAKCERVIIHVEAAENAQNLIDIIERISELGISVGVAISPQTDPAVLGVIGPLVEQVLVMTVEPGDGGKPMLNSAPDRVKATRQILDSAHADAWIGVDGGVNLQTIPMLSRAGARRFVVGSGLFHAKDRSERILQLRRATEV; translated from the coding sequence GTGGCGGAACACGAGCCAGCTTGTCAGGTCGGGCCGTCCTTGCTGGCAGCGGACCCGCTCGCACTAGCAACTGAGATGGCTTCGGTTGAATCTGCCGACTTTCTCCATGTCGATATATTCGATGACGGCTTCGTTCAAGGGGCAACGTGGGGGGAACATACTCTGCTAGCAATCGCAGATCGCAGTGCCATTCCTGTCGAAGTCCACTTGATGGTCTCAGATCCACTTCGCTGGGGGACGGTAGCTGCGAGCGCTAAGTGTGAACGTGTGATCATCCATGTTGAGGCTGCTGAGAATGCACAGAACCTAATCGACATAATCGAAAGGATCTCGGAGTTGGGCATCAGTGTGGGCGTGGCGATTTCACCGCAGACGGACCCTGCAGTCTTGGGGGTCATTGGCCCTCTCGTTGAGCAGGTGTTGGTCATGACTGTTGAACCTGGCGATGGTGGAAAACCAATGCTGAACTCAGCACCAGACCGTGTGAAGGCGACAAGACAGATCCTCGATTCCGCGCATGCTGACGCGTGGATCGGCGTAGACGGTGGCGTGAACCTACAGACAATACCCATGCTCAGCCGAGCCGGAGCAAGACGGTTCGTCGTTGGTAGTGGACTGTTCCATGCGAAAGACCGCTCCGAGCGAATTCTTCAACTGAGGAGAGCAACCGAGGTCTAG
- a CDS encoding sugar ABC transporter ATP-binding protein: MAALGSVLDQPALLEVDDITKSYGPVSVLKGVSFSVAPGEVIGFVGHNGAGKSTLLKVVSGAHHASGGRLRLNGKEVSFSSPQEAIAAGISTVYQELSLLPNLTVTQNVWLGQELSGPTGLKLNEMREGAKALVDKFGLDVDVDRKVGAYPVATRQRLEIAIAASRDTKCLLLDEPTTSLEGEQVVELMTYLRGLADQEGIGIVLVNHKLDELYSVADRVVALMDGRIVLDEDVATVNRDDVITAIAGEGALDVDVRDDVVDLGPRVPWFFARDLKNKHLKGATFDAARGRVLGIYGLSGSGRSEALRAIAGVDRLTTGSVSVGDLTFTPKNPEASIRNGIAFLTEERKQDGIVAQMDSVMNAALPILPRFSKATVIDKAGLQKYVTRLLEFLKLRGDPQAPITSLSGGNQQKVLLARVLGQEPRVLLLDEPTKGVDIGVKAEIHQVLRKLAHEEDLVVIMVSSEEEEILEVSDEVIVFANGKVVGGPSSVDDVTVASLRQTAWGNS; the protein is encoded by the coding sequence ATGGCTGCTCTTGGGAGTGTGCTGGACCAGCCTGCATTACTTGAGGTTGACGACATTACGAAGTCCTACGGGCCCGTGTCTGTGCTGAAGGGCGTGTCGTTCTCGGTTGCACCAGGAGAGGTCATTGGATTCGTTGGCCACAACGGCGCAGGGAAGTCGACATTGCTCAAAGTTGTTTCAGGAGCGCACCACGCATCTGGCGGGAGGCTCCGCCTCAACGGAAAAGAAGTCTCTTTCAGCTCACCCCAAGAGGCCATCGCCGCAGGAATCTCTACCGTCTATCAAGAGCTCTCACTCTTGCCAAACCTAACCGTCACGCAGAACGTGTGGCTTGGTCAGGAGCTGTCGGGCCCCACTGGCCTCAAGCTCAACGAAATGCGAGAGGGCGCGAAGGCGCTCGTAGATAAGTTTGGGTTAGACGTAGACGTCGACCGCAAGGTCGGCGCATATCCTGTTGCTACTAGGCAGCGCCTCGAGATCGCAATCGCTGCTTCGCGAGATACAAAGTGTCTCCTGCTAGACGAGCCGACGACCTCGTTGGAGGGTGAGCAAGTGGTTGAGCTCATGACCTACTTGCGAGGGCTTGCAGACCAAGAAGGTATTGGGATCGTCTTGGTGAATCACAAGCTCGATGAGCTTTACTCGGTAGCTGACCGCGTTGTCGCACTAATGGATGGACGAATTGTCTTAGACGAGGATGTTGCAACCGTAAACCGAGATGACGTTATTACCGCGATTGCAGGGGAGGGGGCTCTGGATGTCGACGTAAGGGACGACGTAGTGGACCTAGGCCCCCGGGTCCCGTGGTTCTTCGCGCGAGACTTGAAGAATAAGCATCTCAAAGGTGCAACCTTCGATGCTGCTAGAGGTCGTGTGCTCGGTATCTATGGGCTTAGTGGGTCTGGAAGAAGCGAGGCGCTCCGCGCAATCGCAGGGGTGGATCGCCTGACTACTGGGTCAGTGTCGGTGGGTGACCTGACTTTCACGCCAAAAAACCCGGAGGCCTCAATACGTAACGGCATCGCATTCCTCACCGAGGAGCGAAAGCAAGACGGAATCGTCGCTCAAATGGACTCGGTAATGAATGCCGCACTCCCTATCCTTCCTCGTTTCTCAAAGGCGACCGTTATCGACAAAGCTGGACTCCAGAAGTATGTGACCCGACTGTTAGAGTTCCTCAAACTCCGGGGAGATCCTCAGGCGCCGATTACATCATTGTCTGGAGGCAACCAGCAAAAGGTGCTGCTCGCCCGCGTGCTCGGGCAAGAACCTCGCGTTCTTCTTCTCGATGAACCAACCAAGGGCGTGGATATTGGAGTGAAGGCTGAAATTCACCAAGTTCTACGGAAGCTGGCGCATGAGGAAGACCTCGTTGTCATCATGGTTTCTTCCGAGGAAGAAGAAATACTCGAGGTGTCCGACGAGGTAATCGTTTTCGCAAACGGAAAAGTCGTGGGTGGACCGTCTTCGGTGGACGACGTTACAGTCGCCTCATTGCGTCAGACTGCTTGGGGAAACAGCTAA
- a CDS encoding CBS domain-containing protein, which produces MIVEQHVDEDDPPSATDSAQDSPTSNEPNLESDEELHKRVEALLARAEGGSTEKVAVTDLLSFFGHKKLGRRIKVRVDEQLKARNITATPPFESADRWGEITLRSTDQWTPDQAQTVRLPVSALSDEDYDFASVLPNETITKARTLMIKYNFSQIPVIAPNRKELLGNITWQSIAGRMGQTESTEAKNWMVPGGYVAQSSDDLMDLVPHILKDEFIYYRDAHGFIVGIATASDLAASFRSATGIFLSLAEIEGRLRSLIYKLDVRDVINCLPEHARSSYKGVDDLSFSDYISILGAKNWKTLGLELDRSVCIESLREVAKVRNRLMHFRQTLSNDEDEPVVEHCLSWLRAVHPETD; this is translated from the coding sequence ATGATCGTAGAGCAGCACGTGGACGAGGACGATCCCCCCAGCGCGACCGACAGCGCACAGGATTCGCCCACTTCGAACGAACCAAACCTCGAGTCCGATGAGGAACTCCACAAGCGCGTCGAAGCCCTGCTGGCCAGGGCCGAGGGCGGTTCAACCGAGAAGGTTGCGGTTACAGATCTCCTTAGCTTCTTCGGACACAAGAAGCTAGGTCGCAGAATCAAAGTTCGCGTTGATGAGCAGCTGAAGGCACGCAACATCACCGCCACCCCTCCGTTCGAAAGTGCGGACCGCTGGGGTGAGATCACACTCCGGTCAACTGACCAGTGGACGCCCGACCAGGCACAAACAGTCCGGCTCCCCGTGTCCGCACTGAGTGACGAGGACTATGACTTCGCCTCCGTTCTGCCGAATGAGACCATTACCAAAGCCCGCACCTTGATGATTAAGTACAACTTTTCCCAAATACCGGTGATTGCCCCCAACAGGAAGGAGCTGCTGGGCAACATCACGTGGCAGTCGATCGCGGGCCGTATGGGTCAAACGGAATCAACAGAAGCCAAGAACTGGATGGTACCGGGAGGCTATGTTGCTCAGTCATCTGATGACCTAATGGACCTCGTTCCACATATCCTCAAAGACGAGTTCATTTACTACCGGGATGCCCACGGCTTCATCGTAGGCATCGCAACTGCGAGTGATCTCGCGGCATCGTTTCGATCCGCAACCGGCATATTCCTGTCATTGGCAGAGATCGAAGGGCGTCTGCGCTCCCTGATCTACAAGCTAGATGTTCGGGACGTCATCAACTGTCTTCCCGAACACGCACGCAGCAGCTACAAGGGTGTTGACGACCTTTCTTTCAGTGACTACATCAGTATTCTCGGCGCTAAGAACTGGAAGACCTTGGGGCTAGAGCTCGACCGCTCTGTCTGCATAGAGAGCCTGCGCGAAGTCGCGAAAGTGCGGAACAGACTCATGCACTTCCGACAAACGCTCTCAAATGACGAGGACGAACCGGTGGTAGAACACTGCCTTTCGTGGCTACGAGCCGTCCACCCAGAGACCGACTAG
- a CDS encoding substrate-binding domain-containing protein, with protein MRKSRIAAGLGVVVATTALAACGGVNTGVSSTDTGAGQSAEGSASELTAVPESCLEDGALIGVLLPNQTNPYYVAMKTGFEEGATEHGFKAEVAIADDDDAQQLAQAEAMLQKNLCALALNPVKSEPAAAIVKAANDKNVPVFTVNVIVDEAALDAQGAHIVQYLGADNRAGGAQIGEQVLADMGEDADLSIGLITEPDERPVVIRDEGFADAISVNPNAEVVASVNGKVKAEVSLNVGTEMLQGNPTMNVIFASTGPATQGGLEAVKASGRDTKIYGFCAPDLPLTDMYPACVAQEPEDYGRRVTEQVRKFVDGETVEAEILRPLKMYVTGETPAPGEVG; from the coding sequence CAGGGGTTTCTTCGACTGATACAGGAGCCGGGCAATCAGCGGAAGGTTCTGCCTCTGAATTAACGGCGGTTCCCGAATCATGCCTAGAAGACGGCGCGCTTATCGGCGTCCTGTTGCCCAACCAAACAAACCCGTATTACGTCGCAATGAAGACGGGCTTCGAGGAAGGAGCGACGGAGCATGGGTTCAAGGCAGAGGTCGCGATTGCAGATGACGATGATGCGCAACAGTTGGCCCAGGCAGAAGCAATGCTTCAGAAGAATCTCTGTGCATTGGCTCTGAACCCAGTGAAGTCTGAGCCGGCCGCTGCAATCGTGAAGGCAGCAAATGATAAGAACGTTCCAGTGTTTACTGTGAATGTGATCGTTGACGAAGCTGCACTCGACGCTCAGGGTGCACACATCGTGCAGTATCTCGGCGCCGACAACCGAGCTGGCGGTGCGCAAATCGGTGAACAAGTACTGGCGGACATGGGTGAGGATGCCGATTTGAGCATTGGACTCATTACTGAACCGGATGAGCGTCCTGTCGTTATCCGAGATGAGGGTTTTGCCGATGCAATCTCCGTTAATCCCAATGCCGAAGTTGTGGCGTCTGTGAATGGGAAAGTGAAAGCGGAGGTCTCCTTGAATGTTGGGACTGAGATGCTGCAAGGAAATCCGACCATGAACGTGATATTTGCTTCGACAGGCCCGGCAACACAGGGAGGACTTGAAGCAGTTAAGGCGTCAGGACGAGATACAAAGATCTACGGTTTCTGTGCTCCCGATCTGCCATTGACGGACATGTACCCGGCTTGTGTTGCTCAGGAACCAGAGGATTACGGGCGTCGAGTGACTGAGCAGGTGCGTAAGTTTGTGGACGGCGAGACCGTTGAAGCCGAAATCTTACGTCCTCTCAAGATGTACGTGACCGGTGAGACACCAGCTCCGGGAGAGGTTGGCTAG